The following are encoded in a window of Dioscorea cayenensis subsp. rotundata cultivar TDr96_F1 chromosome 16, TDr96_F1_v2_PseudoChromosome.rev07_lg8_w22 25.fasta, whole genome shotgun sequence genomic DNA:
- the LOC120278562 gene encoding uncharacterized protein LOC120278562 produces the protein MRAALMWTISDFPEFSMLSGWSTAGRRACPYCKDDSDAFTLTRGGKQSWFDNHRKFLPPNHPFRKNKNAFIKNKMVTKVAPAIQTSEEIFKEIQDLKLKRVMDTGAYETNSRIAKTTGWRKRSIFLDLPYWRTNLIRHNLDVMHIEKNVFENIFNTVMNVEGKTKDNAKSREDLKEFCSRPELERVVATGKYPKPCIDMRKLKLFGMKSHDCHVFMQRLLPIAFRKLLPSGVWRALTELSNFFKELTSTVIREEDMLRLNEEIPLILCKLERIFPPSFFDSMEHLPVHLAYEAWIAGPVQYRWMYPFERNKAKVEGSICNAYLVEEASLFCAHYFEPHVKARLQKMPRNVDIEEDIIEWPGNLSIFTRPGRTLGRSRIKYLSEEEYSAAQIYILLNCPEVQPFINIYVDELRSMFPQIEDRHVDEKLEHDFAIWFYNFAHDPSKNISNQVLKDLSKGPLRSYKCYSGCIVNGYKFHTTSHNSDSTIMNSCVCIKGANYATDENDYYDQLREVVCLEYPGLQIKRTILFKCGWFDPTPNTGTKCHLQYKLVDVNHKRFFKKYEPFVLAVQVTQVNYTTYPSLKRNKVDWWAVFKVKARSIIELPKQVPETTSVSYEAPFQQDEMEAPLIHINDFDIEQSLNDPNGADIEIADEEIESEEEPLIELESNDEGDEHDEFAEFESDS, from the exons atgcGTGCTGCACTTATGTGGACCATAAGTGATTTCCCAGAATTTTCGATGTTGTCCGGATGGAGCACTGCAGGTAGAAGAGCTTGTCCCTACTGTAAGGATGATTCAGATGCATTTACTTTAACAAGAGGGGGGAAACAGTCATGGTTTGATAATCATCGCAAATTCTTGCCTCCTAATCATCCATTTAGAAAGAACAAGAAtgctttcattaaaaataaaatggttaCAAAAGTGGCTCCTGCAATCCAAACTAGTGAAGAAATCTTTAAAGAAATACAAGATCTGAAGTTAAAAAGGGTCATGGATACTGGTGCGTATGAGACCAATAGTCGCATTGCTAAGACTACCGGTTGGAGAAAACGTAGCATTTTTTTGGATTTACCCTATTGGCGAACAAATCTAATCCGTCACAATCTTGATGTTATGCATATTGAGAAAAATGTGTTTGAGAACATATTTAATACTGTGATGAATGTCGAAGGGAAGACGAAAGATAATGCTAAATCAAGAGAAGATTTGAAAGAATTCTGTTCTCGGCCTGAGTTAGAAAGAGTTGTTGCTACTGGGAAATATCCTAAACC ATGTATTGACATGCGAAAGCTGAAGCTTTTTGGTatgaaaagccatgattgtCATGTCTTTATGCAAAGGTTACTTCCAATAGCATTCAGGAAACTGCTTCCATCAGGTGTTTGGAGGGCATTAACAGAATTGAGTAATTTTTTCAAGGAGCTCACTTCAACTGTAATCCGAGAAGAGGATATGCTTCGGCTTAATGAAGAAATTCCTTTAATCCTCTGTAAGCTTGAGCGTATATTTCCTCCAAGtttttttgattcaatggaACATCTTCCTGTGCACTTGGCTTATGAAGCATGGATAGCTGGTCCAGTACAATATCGGTGGATGTATCCATTTGAAAG GAATAAAGCTAAAGTAGAAGGCTCCATATGTAATGCCTACTTAGTcgaggaagcttcattattctgcGCACATTATTTCGAACCACATGTGAAGGCAAGACTTCAGAAGATGCCACGTAATGTAGACATTGAAGAAGATATAATAGAATGGCCTggaaatttatcaattttcacacGTCCTGGAAGGACATTAGGAAGATCAAGAATCAAGTATCTTTCAGAAGAAGAATATTCGGCGGCACAgatatacattttattaaattgtccAGAAGTGCAACCATTCATAAA TATCTATGTCGATGAGTTACGTTCAATGTTTCCGCAAATTGAAGATAGACACGTTGATGAGAAATTAGAACATGATTTTGCaatatggttttataattttgcACATGATCcttctaaaaatatttccaatcAAGTCTTGAAGGACTTATCAAAAGGACCATTGAGAAGCTATAAATGTTACAGTGGATGCATAGTGAATGGTTATAAATTTCATACAACAAGTCACAATTCAGATAGCACAATAATGAATAGTTGTGTGTGCATAAAGGGTGCAAACTATGCTACAGATGAAAATGACTACTACGACCAATTAAGGGAGGTTGTATGCTTAGAGTACCCAGGATTACAAATCAAGCGAACcattttgtttaaatgtggttggtttgatccaacaccGAACACAGGAACAAAATGTCATTTGCAATATAAGCTAGTGGACGTCAACCATAAGCGGTTCTTCAAGAAATATGAACCTTTTGTTCTTGCTGTTCAAGTAACACAAGTTAATTATACAACGTACCCTAGCTTAAAGCGTAACAAAGTTGATTGGTGGGCAGTATTCAAAGTAAAAGCTAGATCCATTATAGAGCTTCCTAAACAAGTTCCTGAGACAACCTCAGTATCATATGAAGCACCTTTTCAACAAGATGAAATGGAAGCCCCTTTGATACACATCAATGATTTTGACATAGAACAATCTCTAAATGATCCAAATGGGGCAGATATTGAAATAGCTGATGAAGAAATAGAGAGTGAAGAGGAGCCTCTAATTGAATTAGAAAGTAATGATGAAGGGGATGAACATGATGAATTTGCAGAATTTGAAAGCGATAGTTAA